The sequence TCTTTTCCATTTGTCAATCTAACCCTGGCCACTTTTCTCATCGCCGAGTTAGGTTTCTTAGGCGTAGTGGTGTACACCCTTGTACACACACCCCTCCTTTGAGGACATGCATCCAGTGCTCTTGACTTGGACTTTGTCACCAAAGTGGTTCTACCTTTTCTAACTAACTGTTGTATAGTAGGCATTAACTGATAAAATTTATTTTACTCCTTTAACATATGAAATTTGGACTGCAAAGGTAACGAAATCGGTAAAACAAACAAAATTAAAGAGTTATATTTTGATTAAGCCTCACCAAGTGTCCCGCCAAAGTTCATTGGAAATTCAGGAACATCTTGACCTGCTTCTATCTTACCAAAAGCCTTTTCGTACTTTTCCACATTGTCCTGTAGCGCTGAAAGCAATCGCTTGGCATGATCCGGGGTCATGATAATGCGCGACTTTACCCGAGCTTTGGGCACTCCGGGCATTAACCGGATAAAATCCAATACAAATTCAGAATTGGAATGCGCAATCATGGCGAGATTGGCATAGATGCCCTCTGCCACCTCATCGGACAATTCCACATTGATCTGCTGATTGTTCGCTTTTTCTTCTTCTTTATTATCTTCCATGACGTTATTGATTTGTTCTTATTACCGGTTCATAGGAGCACCAATCTCCCCAGCCACGATAGTCTTCGATCCAATGGAAGTAGGCTTACTTCCTGAAGGCCGCAATTGGCTTGAACCAAAAAAAGGCCTGCAATGAATACAGGCCTTTCGCACTTTTATATTAAGCTATTATTTTACGGTTTCCTTAGCCTTACGGGATTCTCTCTCCCTTTCTGTGGAAGAAAGCTTCTCGTATTCTTCTTTGGAGCCCACGATGATATGTTGGAAGTCTCGTTGTCCCGTACCTGCAGGGATAAGGTGCCCCACAATTACATTCTCTTTCAAGCCCAACAACTCATCTCGCTTACCTCGGATGGCTGCCTCACTCAAGACCTTGGTCGTCTCTTGGAAGGAAGCTGCAGAGATAAAGCTTTCAGTTCCCAATGAAGCAGCTGTGATACCTTGAAGTGTCGGCTTGGATACGGCAGTCTCCGCATCTCTCACCTGAACAAGCTTAAGGTCCTTACGCTTCAAACTGGAATTCTCATCACGCAACCTTCTGGATGTAATGATCATACCTGCTTTGAGCGTCGAAGAATCACCTGCATCCATTACTACTTTCTTGTCAAGGATATTATCATTCTCCTCTCGGAAAGCCCACTTGTCCACGATTTGTCCTTGAAGGAATCCAGTATCACCAGCGTCAAGGATTTCTACTTTCTGCATCATCTGGCTTACGATCACCTCGATATGTTTATCGTTGATCTTCACCCCTTGCAGTCGGTATACTTCCTGGATTTCATTCACCAAGTACTCCTGAACAGCTGTTGGACCTTTGATGGAAAGGATATCGTTTGGCGTGATGGCTCCATCAGATAGTGGTTCACCAGCTCTGATAAAGTCATTCTCTTGTACCAAGATATGCTTGGACAGTGACACCATATAACGCTTCTTCACGCCATCTTTGGATTCGATGAAGATTTCCCGGTTACCACGCTTGATACCACCATAGGTTACCACACCGTCGATTTCAGAAACAACCGCCGGATTGGATGGGTTACGGGCTTCGAACAGCTCTGTTACCCTAGGAAGACCACCGGTAATATCACGGGTTTTACCTACAGAACGAGGAATCTTCACCAAGATCTGACCAGCTTTCACTTTATCCCCCTCTTCTACTGCCAAGTGCGCTCCCACCGGGATGTTATAGCTCTTGGTTTCGTCACCGTAGTTCACTACTACAGCTGGGTTCTTGGTTTTATCTTTGGTATCAATGATAACTTTTTCCTTATATCCAGTTTGATCATCGGCCACTTCCTTGAACGTCACCCCTTCAATGATGGATTCAAATGAAACCTCACCGTCAAATTCGGACAAGATCACGGCATTATATGGATCCCATGTACATAGAGAGTCACCTTTACCAATTTTCTGTCCATCTTTTACGTTCAGGATGGCACCATAAGGAACGTGGTTGGAAGCCAACGTCTTTCCTGACTTCGCATCATTGATTTTGATTTCTCCGGATCGTCCCATTACGACAGCTACCGGATCACCATCTTTATTGGTCGTATTGATGAACCTGAATTCTTCTTCAAATTCTACAACACCTTCAAACTTCGCATTGATACTGGCCTCTACGGAAATATTGGATGCCGTACCCCCAACGTGGAATGTTCTCAAGGTAAGCTGTGTACCAGGTTCACCGATGGATTGGGCGGCGATCACCCCTACCGATTCACCGTTCTGTACCACACTTCCTGTGGTCAAGTTACGGCCATAACACTTGGTACATACACCTCTTCTGGATTCACAGGTCAATACGGACCTGATCTCCACTTCCTCTACCGCTGACTCGTCTACTTTTCGTGCCAGCTCATCTGTGATTTCTTCACCAGACTGGATGATTACCTCATCCGTGATTGGATCGATCACATCATGCACAGATACACGGCCTACGATACGCTCAGAAAGAGGCTCTACGATTTCATCATTATCTTTCAAGGCCTGTACGACCAGTCCTCTTAAGGTACCGCAGTCTTCCTCAGAAACGATCACATCCTGCGCCACATCTACAAGCCTTCTGGTCAAGTAACCCGCATCGGCTGTTTTAAGGGCCGTATCGGCAAGACCTTTACGGGCACCGTGGGTAGAGATAAAGTACTCCAATACATCCAACCCTTCTTTAAAGTTGGACAAAATTGGGTTTTCGATAATTTCACCAACAGAACCTTGAAGGTTTTTCTGTGGCTTGGCCATCAATCCTCTCATTCCACCCAACTGACGGATCTGCTCTCTTGAACCCCTCGCGCCAGAGTGCATCATCATGTAGATGGCATTGAAGCCTTGCTTATCCTCCTCCATCTGCTTCATCAGAATATTGGTCAGATTGGAGTTGGTTCTGGTCCAGATGTCAATCACCTGGTTGTATCGCTCATTGTCCGTGATCAATCCCATCAGGTAGTTATTCCACACCTGATCCACCTCGTCCTTCGCCTTCGTGATCAATGGATCCTTGTCGCTTGGAATAATTACATCATTCAATCCCATGGATAGTCCACCGGCATAAGCCATTTGGAATCCTAGGTGCTTGATATCATCCAAGAACTGGGCACTACGTGCGATACCACATATTTTTACCACCTCAGCGATGATCTGCTGAAGCTTTTTCTTAGTCAATAGCTCATTTACATAACCTACTTCCTCTGGAACAAATTGGTTAAAGATCAATCTACCCGCAACCGTCTCCACGATCTTATCCACCAATTC comes from Echinicola vietnamensis DSM 17526 and encodes:
- a CDS encoding DUF3467 domain-containing protein — its product is MEDNKEEEKANNQQINVELSDEVAEGIYANLAMIAHSNSEFVLDFIRLMPGVPKARVKSRIIMTPDHAKRLLSALQDNVEKYEKAFGKIEAGQDVPEFPMNFGGTLGEA
- the rpoC gene encoding DNA-directed RNA polymerase subunit beta' codes for the protein MAFRKNKKLNNDFSRVTISLASPESILDSSHGEVTQPETINYRTYKPEMGGLFCERIFGPVKDWECHCGKYKRIRYKGIICDRCGVEVTEKKVRRERMGHIELVVPVAHIWYFKSLPNKIGYLLGLPTKKLDQIVYYERYAVINPGIKAEDGLQYLDFLTEDEYLDIMDKLPKENQMLDDDDPNKFIAKMGAEAIEMLLSRLDLDDLSYSLRHQAATDTSQQRKAEALKRLKVVEAFRDARTRIENRPEWMVVRMVPVIPPELRPLVPLDGGRFATSDLNDLYRRVIIRNNRLKRLIDIKAPEVILRNEKRMLQEAVDSLFDNSRKVNAVRSDGNRALKSLSDMLKGKQGRFRQNLLGKRVDYSGRSVIVVGPELKLHECGLPKNMAAELFKPFIIRKLIERGIVKTVKSAKKIVDRKDPVVWDILENVLKGHPVLLNRAPTLHRLGIQAFQPKLIEGKAIQLHPLVCTAFNADFDGDQMAVHVPLGHEAILEASTLMLSSHNILNPANGAPITVPSQDMVLGLYYVTKGRRSTEEEPVPGEGMTFYGEEDVIIALNEKVISQHAYIKCKVKVRDENGELVDKIVETVAGRLIFNQFVPEEVGYVNELLTKKKLQQIIAEVVKICGIARSAQFLDDIKHLGFQMAYAGGLSMGLNDVIIPSDKDPLITKAKDEVDQVWNNYLMGLITDNERYNQVIDIWTRTNSNLTNILMKQMEEDKQGFNAIYMMMHSGARGSREQIRQLGGMRGLMAKPQKNLQGSVGEIIENPILSNFKEGLDVLEYFISTHGARKGLADTALKTADAGYLTRRLVDVAQDVIVSEEDCGTLRGLVVQALKDNDEIVEPLSERIVGRVSVHDVIDPITDEVIIQSGEEITDELARKVDESAVEEVEIRSVLTCESRRGVCTKCYGRNLTTGSVVQNGESVGVIAAQSIGEPGTQLTLRTFHVGGTASNISVEASINAKFEGVVEFEEEFRFINTTNKDGDPVAVVMGRSGEIKINDAKSGKTLASNHVPYGAILNVKDGQKIGKGDSLCTWDPYNAVILSEFDGEVSFESIIEGVTFKEVADDQTGYKEKVIIDTKDKTKNPAVVVNYGDETKSYNIPVGAHLAVEEGDKVKAGQILVKIPRSVGKTRDITGGLPRVTELFEARNPSNPAVVSEIDGVVTYGGIKRGNREIFIESKDGVKKRYMVSLSKHILVQENDFIRAGEPLSDGAITPNDILSIKGPTAVQEYLVNEIQEVYRLQGVKINDKHIEVIVSQMMQKVEILDAGDTGFLQGQIVDKWAFREENDNILDKKVVMDAGDSSTLKAGMIITSRRLRDENSSLKRKDLKLVQVRDAETAVSKPTLQGITAASLGTESFISAASFQETTKVLSEAAIRGKRDELLGLKENVIVGHLIPAGTGQRDFQHIIVGSKEEYEKLSSTERERESRKAKETVK